From a region of the Nitrospira sp. genome:
- a CDS encoding histone H1, translating to MPKKKDENESAYSALQELIARDAERDGTPRPLAGPPEKLSYRVKAGRKGGKKGGKARAEKLSATAKTKIAKKAAKARWKS from the coding sequence ATGCCAAAGAAGAAAGACGAGAACGAAAGCGCATACAGCGCATTACAAGAGTTAATCGCTCGTGATGCCGAGCGTGATGGCACTCCAAGGCCTCTAGCTGGACCGCCAGAGAAGTTATCCTACCGTGTGAAGGCTGGCCGTAAGGGTGGCAAGAAGGGCGGCAAGGCGAGGGCAGAGAAACTCTCCGCTACAGCAAAGACCAAAATAGCCAAGAAAGCCGCTAAGGCACGCTGGAAGTCATAA
- a CDS encoding acylphosphatase: MPSADDPPVRAHILVHGRVQGVGFRAFASRVARGLELSGGVRNLDDGRVELEVEGKKTVIEALIRELRSGPPASRVTKIDTEWSAATGRHLNFSIWY, translated from the coding sequence ATGCCATCGGCCGATGATCCGCCGGTTCGGGCACACATTCTCGTGCATGGTCGTGTGCAGGGTGTCGGTTTTCGGGCGTTTGCGTCACGGGTAGCGAGAGGACTTGAGCTGTCGGGCGGCGTCCGTAATCTCGACGACGGCCGGGTTGAGTTGGAAGTCGAAGGTAAGAAGACCGTGATCGAAGCGCTGATACGTGAACTGCGAAGCGGGCCTCCCGCCTCGCGGGTGACGAAGATTGACACGGAGTGGAGTGCGGCAACTGGGCGGCATTTGAATTTCAGCATTTGGTATTAG
- the ald gene encoding alanine dehydrogenase, with protein sequence MIIGIPKEIKDQEHRVSLTPDGAAALRQSGHDVWVEPSAGQGSGFSDDEYRKAGAIIARSKHEIFEKAEMIVKVKEPLLSECSLFRPGQVLFTYLHLASLPELTKVLMATKITAIARETVEAADGSLPMLKPMSEIAGRLAVQIGAQYLERSYGGRGVLLSGVPGVEPGKVVVLGAGVAGTSAVRIAVGMGAQVTVLDLNVQRLQELDDLYRGRIITRISTQAAVEETVVQGDVVVGAVLVHGARAPKVVDRALVARMQPGAVIVDIAVDQGGCFETTRPTTHSEPVYVVDGVTHYCVTNMPGIVPRTATFALTNATLPYIVRFASDGVDRAIRSDSGLARGVNVMDGKVTCQAVAEAHGLHFTPIL encoded by the coding sequence ATGATTATCGGCATCCCGAAAGAGATCAAGGACCAAGAACATCGCGTCAGTCTTACGCCAGACGGAGCAGCGGCATTGCGCCAGAGTGGACATGACGTGTGGGTTGAACCGTCCGCCGGTCAAGGCAGCGGATTTAGTGATGACGAATACCGTAAGGCCGGGGCGATCATCGCACGCTCAAAACACGAGATATTCGAGAAAGCAGAGATGATTGTGAAGGTCAAGGAACCGCTGCTCTCCGAATGTTCGCTCTTTCGACCGGGACAAGTGTTGTTTACCTATCTGCATTTGGCGTCTCTTCCGGAACTGACGAAAGTCTTGATGGCAACGAAAATTACGGCGATTGCTCGTGAGACGGTTGAAGCTGCAGACGGCAGCTTACCGATGTTGAAGCCGATGAGTGAAATTGCCGGTCGGCTGGCGGTACAAATCGGAGCACAGTATTTGGAACGCTCATACGGAGGCCGAGGGGTGTTGTTGAGTGGTGTGCCTGGTGTCGAGCCGGGAAAGGTTGTGGTGCTCGGAGCCGGAGTCGCCGGCACGTCGGCGGTACGGATTGCCGTCGGCATGGGGGCGCAAGTGACCGTACTTGATTTGAATGTTCAACGGCTGCAAGAGCTCGACGATCTCTATCGAGGCCGAATTATTACCCGGATCTCAACGCAGGCCGCCGTCGAGGAAACAGTGGTGCAAGGGGACGTGGTCGTCGGTGCCGTGCTCGTGCATGGTGCACGCGCGCCCAAGGTAGTGGACCGAGCGTTGGTTGCACGGATGCAACCCGGGGCTGTGATCGTTGATATTGCAGTCGATCAAGGAGGGTGTTTTGAAACGACACGACCGACGACGCACTCAGAACCAGTCTACGTGGTGGATGGTGTGACACACTATTGCGTGACGAACATGCCCGGCATTGTTCCCCGAACGGCGACCTTTGCCTTGACCAATGCGACCCTGCCCTATATAGTGCGCTTCGCTTCTGATGGTGTCGATCGAGCCATCCGTTCGGATTCTGGGCTGGCTCGTGGTGTGAATGTGATGGATGGGAAAGTGACCTGCCAGGCTGTGGCCGAAGCGCATGGGTTGCATTTCACTCCCATCCTGTAA
- a CDS encoding sigma-70 family RNA polymerase sigma factor yields MGRQHDEESELSEARRHTVDDLGASEPGNAAAQSERDTGRSEGLDTLKSYLREVRRSTLLTFKQEQQLGKRVMAGDEQARQQMIESNLRLVISIGKRYMHRGFPFSDIVEEGNLGLIKAVEKFNYKRGFRFSTYASWWIRQYIERAIINQGKLVRLPVHVVERLNRYLNRAEQLVQELGRDPRAAEVAAKMKTSEEEVLDLKQLIRTTCSLDSPLNDRTDTFLRDVIEDPVGLSPDETADGVRRRTELMAWVRELPEKEQTVIVSRFGLDGDEAKTLEEIGRTMGLTRERVRQIEMAALVRLRNTIERKTMTQADLL; encoded by the coding sequence ATGGGTCGGCAGCACGACGAAGAGTCCGAGTTGAGTGAAGCTCGGAGGCACACTGTCGACGATCTGGGGGCCTCAGAACCCGGGAATGCGGCGGCCCAGAGCGAACGGGACACAGGTCGATCGGAGGGGCTTGATACGCTCAAGAGTTACCTCCGGGAGGTTCGCCGATCGACCCTGCTCACATTTAAGCAAGAACAGCAGCTCGGGAAACGGGTGATGGCCGGCGATGAGCAAGCCCGTCAACAGATGATCGAATCGAATTTACGGCTTGTGATCAGTATCGGAAAGCGCTACATGCATCGAGGGTTTCCGTTTTCCGACATCGTCGAAGAAGGTAATTTAGGCCTGATCAAAGCGGTCGAAAAGTTTAATTACAAGCGGGGCTTCCGGTTCAGTACCTATGCCTCCTGGTGGATCAGGCAATACATCGAACGGGCCATTATCAATCAAGGGAAGCTGGTGCGCCTCCCGGTACACGTGGTGGAACGCCTCAATCGGTACCTGAATCGTGCCGAACAATTGGTACAGGAGCTGGGACGAGATCCGAGGGCGGCGGAAGTGGCCGCGAAGATGAAGACCTCGGAAGAAGAAGTCTTGGACCTGAAGCAGTTGATACGAACCACCTGTTCGCTCGACAGCCCGCTCAACGACCGCACCGACACCTTCCTGCGCGATGTGATTGAAGATCCGGTTGGGCTGTCACCCGACGAGACTGCAGATGGAGTGCGTCGAAGAACGGAGCTGATGGCTTGGGTGAGGGAGTTGCCTGAGAAAGAGCAAACTGTTATTGTGTCACGGTTCGGGCTCGATGGAGACGAAGCGAAGACGCTGGAGGAAATCGGCCGTACCATGGGGTTGACCCGAGAGCGGGTCCGACAAATCGAGATGGCCGCGTTAGTTCGTCTTCGCAACACCATCGAGCGAAAAACGATGACACAAGCAGATCTGCTCTAA
- a CDS encoding adenine phosphoribosyltransferase, translating into MTAVNYQALIREVPDFPKPGILFYDITTLLKSPPAVQSLADELTTRYQGRGITKVLGIESRGFIFGGILAARLGAGFVPVRKPGKLPADCYEVKYSLEYGNNSLAVHRDAVEIGEQVLIVDDLLATGGTAEATIHLVRQLGGMIVGLDFLVELKSLNGREKLAGYDVHSTITYP; encoded by the coding sequence GTGACCGCCGTCAACTATCAAGCGCTCATTCGTGAAGTGCCGGACTTTCCGAAGCCCGGCATTCTGTTCTATGACATCACCACACTGCTGAAAAGTCCTCCCGCCGTTCAAAGTCTTGCCGACGAATTGACGACGCGGTATCAGGGTCGTGGCATCACCAAGGTCCTCGGTATCGAGTCCAGGGGGTTTATTTTTGGAGGGATCCTCGCGGCGCGTCTCGGCGCCGGATTTGTCCCCGTTCGCAAGCCGGGAAAATTGCCTGCCGATTGCTATGAAGTGAAGTATAGCCTTGAATATGGAAACAACAGCCTCGCGGTGCATCGTGACGCGGTTGAAATCGGAGAGCAGGTATTGATCGTCGATGATCTGCTGGCGACCGGAGGAACTGCTGAAGCGACGATCCACCTCGTTCGCCAGTTGGGGGGCATGATCGTTGGGCTCGATTTTCTGGTTGAGCTGAAGAGTTTGAACGGACGCGAAAAGCTCGCCGGCTATGACGTCCACTCAACCATCACGTATCCCTAG